DNA sequence from the bacterium HR17 genome:
GGCAGGTGAAGTTATCAAGCAGGTAGCGCTGCTGCGATTGCATTACGGGCATCTTGATCGGGAAGCAGTGGCACAAACTTTTCGGCGTATCAGTGTTTAGCGGTCGGCAGTGTTGACGCCCCAAATTGCTTTTGCTCATTGGGTTGGCGAGTGAGAGCAGCTTGGGAGAAATGGCGAGTGGCAGTGCGGTTACGAAGTCAGCATGGGGCAACGGACGCTGTGGGGTGACGGTAGCGGGAACTTGTTGCCGAACGGGCGGTGGCATTGTTGTGCCAAGTTTTTGGTGGGCGCCGGTGCTAACTTGCCCGGAACGCTACTCACTACAAGAGGTGGCGGACATGGGCGTAACGGTTGTCCGTGATCAATTTGGTGTCCCGCACATTTTTGCTGACACGCTCAACGGGGCGTTGATGGCGCAAGGTTACGCGCAAGCGCAAGACAGGTTGGCAGCGATATGGCGCAACTACACCCTCGCTTTGGGACAGATGGCAGCGGTGGAAGGAGAACAGTGGCTGGAAGACGATTTCCGCAAGCACCTGATCGGCATCCCGCAGAAGGCGGCACACCTTGCGGCGCAGCTGTCAACGCCTGTCCGGGCTGCCCTAACCGCTTTCGCGGACGGCATCAACCGCTTTATGCAAGAGCATCCCGAAAAAGTGCCTGCCGGCGCCGAACCCGTCACACCCAAACACATCGTTGCGTTGATGTTGTGGATGACGCTGCAATGGTCGTATGCGCAAGTGCTCCACGAATTGGAGCAGGCTCAACAGTTGCTGCTCAGCGGGGAATGGACGCCCCCGGTGTCGTTCACTTCCAACTCGTGGGCGGTCGCGCCATCCCGTTCGGCACTCAACGCACCCATCCGTCTCATTGACCCGCATGTGCCTTGGTTCGGCGAATACCGCTGGCATGAATGCCACTTACACGCAGCGTTCGTTCCCACGCCCCTTACGCTTTGTCCCACATCCCTTTCGTGTGCGGGATTTTCCATCGCGGGTTTGCCTTTGATTGCGCTCGGCTTCAACGAGCGGGTGAGTTGGTCGGCGACGGCGGGCGGTCCCGACACGGCAGACGCGTTTTTGCTCCGGCTCAGCGGTGACCGCAAACGCTACCGCTATGACGGCGAATGGTGGGACATCGTGGAAGAGACAGTCCCGCTCAAGGTCAAAGTCGGGGAAACGGTGACGGAGGAGCGACGGCGTGTTCGGCGGACTCATTTGGGGGTGATCGTGTTTGAGTGGGGCGATGTGGCGGTCGCTCTCAAAAGCGCTTACGACGATATGGGCGAAGAGGCGTTCCTCCAACTGGTGCGGATGGCGACGGCGCCGACCCTTGATGCCTTCCTTGAGGCACTCAGCCTGTTCGCCTTCCCGCCCCAAAACATCATCGTTGCGACGGCGGATGGCGACATCTTTTATCTGCTCAATGGACGGACGCCCCGACGCAACCCGCAATTTGATTGGCGCTTGCCTGTGCCTGGGTGGACGAAGGCGACGGAATGGCAGGGCATTTTGCGATGGCACGAACTACCGCATTTACGCAACCCGCGCAGCGGTTTCTTGCAAAACTGCAACAACAGCCCGCAGTTTGTCACCATCGGGGCGGATAGTTCGTCCCTCCACCCCGACCACTTTCCGCCTTTCGCCTACTACAGCCACACGGGCGATGTCTATCGGGCGCGCTGCGAACGGGCGTTGGAGTTACTTTCGCAAACCCCGCGCTTAACCGTTGATGACGCGTTGCGCATCGCGGTTGACACTTATTCACCGAAAGCCAATGAGTGGGTGCAAAGGCTTTTGCAAGCGTGCGAGGGCGCAAGCGCGCAGATGTTGGAGCAGATGGGCGTGCGAGAGGGCACATGGCAAGCGGCGTTAAAAGCGTTGCAGCGATGGGATGGACGGATGGACAAAGACAGCGTGGCAGCGGGCGTTTACCTGCTTTGGCGATGGCAATATTACCAACGCCACCCCGAACTGACTTGGGCGGACGATGACAAAGTGCCCCAGAGCGCGGCGGAGCAGCGCGATGCTGTCGACGCTTTTTGTGCCGCCCTTCACCACGCCGTCTCGTATTTTGGGGCATTGCCGAAGTTGGGCGAAGTGCAACGGTTGCGTCGCTCCGTCCACTCCCCATCCCAAGTCCTTAGCCCCTTGGCGTGCGATTTGCCCTTGAGCGGCGTGCAAAGTTTTGCGGCGGACTGTTTGCGGGCGATTTGGGCGGGTGGTCCTGGAGAGGACGGACGGTTTCACGGGGTTGGTGGTCAGTCTTGCACGACCATCGTCGTGCACACGACGCCCCCGCAAGCGTGGAGCATCACACCCTTCGGCGTCAGCGATGACCCTGACAGCCCACACTTCGTTGACCAAGCGGCATTGTTTAGCGCCGAGCAGTTCAAACCGATGACCGTGCATCTGTCCCCGCGCTAACGCGCTCGCAAAAATACGAACGACAACCTTACGGGAGGTGAAAGCGACGGCGATGGAAATCGTTTCCTTCCTGCCAAGCGCGACGGAGATCGTGTTTGCTTTGGGGTTAGGCGACAAGTTGGTGGGCGTGACGGACAAATGCCGTTATCCGCCTGAAGCCCAGACCAAACCGATCGTCGTCACTTCCGCCTTGAACACGGACGGATTGACCGGAGCGGACATTGATGCGGCTGTGCGATTGTTTTTGGCGCAGGGCGGGGCGTTGTATCAGGTGAATGTGGAATTGCTCAGGCTCATCCAACCCGACATCATCGTGGCGCAAGGTCTTTGCGAGGTTTGCGCGGCATCCGACCCTGCTGTTGAAACGGCTTTGCGAGTCGTTCCCGATGCACAAGTCATTTGGCTCAACCCGACCACGCTGGACGAAGTGCTCAACGACATCGTGAGAGTGGCGGAAGCGTTGGGCGTGAAGGAGCGGGGTGAACGATTGAAGGTGCAACTGCAGGAGCGGTTGGAAACGGTCAAGCGCAAAACGCAAGGGATTGAGGCGCGACCGAGGGTTTGGGTGGCGGAGTGGGTTGACCCACCTTTTTGCTGCGGGCATTGGGTGCCGCAGATGGTGGACATCGCTGGCGGCAGCGAGGGGTTAGGCAAAAGCGGTCAACCGTCACGGCGCATCCTTTGGGACGAAGTGGTGGCATGGCAACCTGAGGTCATTGTGCTTGCACCCTGCGGTCGCAGCGTTGAACAGACTTTGCGCGATGCCGAAACGCTCAAGCGAATGCCGCAATGGAACGAATTGCCGGCAGTTCAAACGGGACGCGTTTACGCTGTGGACGGCGATTTGTTCACCTGCCCCGGTCTGCGGTTAGTGGATGGCGTAGAAGTGCTGGCGCGTTTGTTGCACCCTACCCTTTTTCCCGACGCCCCGGCAATTTTCGCCAAGGGGCTCGTTAAGAGCGCCTGCGCAACGCGCGTGTGAGGCGAAAAAAATGACGACCGCAAGGGATCTTGCAACGGTCACGGCAAGGCAGCAAATTCGCTGGGGTTATGTGGTAGCGTTAGGGCTGGCTTTTACGGTCGGGTTGAATGTTTGGGTGTTGCACGCGGAACTTTACACGGGAGCGGCGAACATCGCGGGGGGCAACCCGCCCGTTCCCGTCTTGCTGGCGCTGACTTTGCTTTTGCCTGCGCGCCGATGGCTGAAGTTGACCGACGCCGAACTTGTGGTGTTTTACCTGTTTGCTTGCTTCGCTTTGCTGCCGACGACTTACGGGGGCGTTCGCGCCTTTTTCCCGACGCTGACGGCACCCTTTTACTACACGGCGCCCGACAATCGGCTTAAGGAGTTTGGGGCGTTGTTGCCTGATTGGTGGTTACCGAAAGATACCGCCATCGTTCGCGGCTTCTTTGAGGGCATGGACGGACGCGTCCCATGGGGCGAATGGTTGCCTGCCTTGGTGCGATGGACTTTTTTCTTTGTCGCCCTTTGGGCAATTGGGTTTGGAGCGGCAACCTTGTTGGCGCCTTTGTGGCTCGTCCATGAGCGGCTCAATTTCCCGTTGGCGCAACTGCCCCTGCAAATGGTGCAGGGCGTTGAAGGGCGCTCCTTTTTCGCCGTGCGGCTCGTTTGGTGCGGCATCGTTGTGGGCATGCTCCCGACGACGCTGATGGGACTCTGCTCGTTCTTCCGCGAAGTCCGTCGCTTTTGGAACTTGGCACCTTATCTGACAGACCGCCCGTTCCATGCGCTGCAACCCCTGATGATCTTTCCCCTCGTTGAAGGCATCGGGTTCGGCTATCTCGTCCCGCAGGAAGTTTTGCTGTCTGTCTGGGTGTTTTACTGCGTCCTGAAACTCCTCGCGCTCGTCGGCGTCGGCATTTTCGGTTGGGAAGCCCCAACGGTGATGAGCATCGGTGATTCCTTTCCGTTTCCCCACGC
Encoded proteins:
- a CDS encoding Glutaryl-7-aminocephalosporanic-acid acylase, with translation MGVTVVRDQFGVPHIFADTLNGALMAQGYAQAQDRLAAIWRNYTLALGQMAAVEGEQWLEDDFRKHLIGIPQKAAHLAAQLSTPVRAALTAFADGINRFMQEHPEKVPAGAEPVTPKHIVALMLWMTLQWSYAQVLHELEQAQQLLLSGEWTPPVSFTSNSWAVAPSRSALNAPIRLIDPHVPWFGEYRWHECHLHAAFVPTPLTLCPTSLSCAGFSIAGLPLIALGFNERVSWSATAGGPDTADAFLLRLSGDRKRYRYDGEWWDIVEETVPLKVKVGETVTEERRRVRRTHLGVIVFEWGDVAVALKSAYDDMGEEAFLQLVRMATAPTLDAFLEALSLFAFPPQNIIVATADGDIFYLLNGRTPRRNPQFDWRLPVPGWTKATEWQGILRWHELPHLRNPRSGFLQNCNNSPQFVTIGADSSSLHPDHFPPFAYYSHTGDVYRARCERALELLSQTPRLTVDDALRIAVDTYSPKANEWVQRLLQACEGASAQMLEQMGVREGTWQAALKALQRWDGRMDKDSVAAGVYLLWRWQYYQRHPELTWADDDKVPQSAAEQRDAVDAFCAALHHAVSYFGALPKLGEVQRLRRSVHSPSQVLSPLACDLPLSGVQSFAADCLRAIWAGGPGEDGRFHGVGGQSCTTIVVHTTPPQAWSITPFGVSDDPDSPHFVDQAALFSAEQFKPMTVHLSPR
- the btuF_2 gene encoding Vitamin B12-binding protein — its product is MEIVSFLPSATEIVFALGLGDKLVGVTDKCRYPPEAQTKPIVVTSALNTDGLTGADIDAAVRLFLAQGGALYQVNVELLRLIQPDIIVAQGLCEVCAASDPAVETALRVVPDAQVIWLNPTTLDEVLNDIVRVAEALGVKERGERLKVQLQERLETVKRKTQGIEARPRVWVAEWVDPPFCCGHWVPQMVDIAGGSEGLGKSGQPSRRILWDEVVAWQPEVIVLAPCGRSVEQTLRDAETLKRMPQWNELPAVQTGRVYAVDGDLFTCPGLRLVDGVEVLARLLHPTLFPDAPAIFAKGLVKSACATRV